A single window of Chloroflexota bacterium DNA harbors:
- a CDS encoding sulfatase, protein MNIVLVIFDTLRKDHLGAYGNEWISTPHLDALARESVRFTRAYPESLPTLPFRRAVHTGLRTYPFHGHRTLKGDFIGAPGWGPIPEEQDTVAERLREVGYRTALLTDCYHQFKPSKNFHRGFDEWDWIRGQETDRFRSGPALPPGAIRHHVPERFPPVHQRTEFFRQYLLNNQFRQDEADYYPARLFRSASRWIYENQDAERFFLVVDSFDPHEPWEPPENYRRMYDDVEDDTADIIQSLYAPHEGMYTARELERCQANYAGEVTLCDRWFGHFFEALKFSGRLDDTLVIVVSDHGHNLGFDPGDKGLVSKQGHPLTRAVADLALLIRSPDGAGRDTTCDDLVMNTDVAATILAAGGLAPDVDGADLGTLLTGEGSSARSHATVAWGPLVTVIDDTWWCNATIWGEEPLLYRVQDDPDLTNNLASQHPDVVERLLGLAIEDAGGEIPAHFAEFQGQPGCTPYLSRTQLGVRTERF, encoded by the coding sequence ATGAACATCGTGCTGGTGATCTTCGACACGCTGCGGAAGGACCATCTCGGGGCCTATGGCAACGAGTGGATCTCGACCCCGCACCTGGATGCCCTCGCGCGCGAGTCGGTGCGGTTCACGCGGGCCTATCCAGAGTCGCTGCCGACGCTGCCGTTCCGACGCGCCGTGCACACGGGCTTGCGAACCTATCCGTTTCATGGTCACCGCACCTTGAAGGGCGACTTTATTGGCGCGCCGGGATGGGGGCCGATTCCCGAGGAGCAGGACACGGTGGCGGAGCGGCTGCGGGAGGTGGGATACCGCACGGCGCTGCTGACGGATTGCTATCACCAGTTCAAGCCGTCCAAGAACTTCCACCGCGGGTTCGACGAGTGGGACTGGATTCGCGGCCAGGAGACCGACCGATTTCGCTCGGGACCGGCGCTGCCGCCCGGCGCCATCCGGCATCACGTCCCCGAGCGGTTCCCGCCGGTGCACCAGCGCACCGAGTTCTTCCGGCAGTACCTGCTGAACAACCAATTCCGCCAGGACGAGGCCGACTACTACCCGGCGCGACTCTTTCGCAGCGCGAGCCGCTGGATCTATGAAAACCAGGACGCGGAGCGGTTCTTCCTGGTGGTGGACTCGTTCGATCCGCACGAGCCGTGGGAGCCGCCGGAGAACTACCGGCGCATGTACGACGATGTCGAGGACGACACGGCGGACATCATCCAGTCGCTCTATGCGCCGCACGAGGGGATGTATACGGCGCGCGAGCTGGAGCGCTGCCAGGCGAACTACGCCGGCGAGGTGACGCTGTGCGACCGCTGGTTCGGCCATTTCTTCGAGGCACTGAAGTTCAGCGGCCGCTTGGACGACACGCTGGTGATCGTCGTCTCAGATCACGGACACAACCTGGGATTCGATCCCGGCGACAAGGGCCTGGTGAGCAAGCAGGGGCATCCCCTGACCCGCGCGGTGGCCGACCTGGCGCTGCTGATCCGGTCGCCGGACGGCGCCGGGCGTGACACGACCTGCGACGACCTGGTGATGAACACCGACGTGGCGGCGACGATTCTGGCTGCTGGAGGTCTGGCGCCCGATGTCGACGGGGCGGACCTGGGGACGCTGCTGACGGGTGAGGGGTCGTCCGCTCGCAGCCACGCGACGGTGGCGTGGGGTCCGCTGGTCACGGTGATCGACGACACCTGGTGGTGCAACGCCACGATTTGGGGCGAGGAGCCGCTGCTGTACCGGGTGCAGGACGATCCGGACCTCACGAACAACCTGGCGAGTCAGCATCCCGACGTCGTGGAGCGACTGCTCGGATTGGCGATCGAGGACGCCGGCGGTGAGATTCCGGCCCACTTCGCCGAGTTTCAAGGGCAGCCGGGATGCACGCCTTATCTCTCCCGGACGCAGCTGGGCGTTCGGACGGAGCGGTTCTAG
- a CDS encoding bifunctional 5,10-methylenetetrahydrofolate dehydrogenase/5,10-methenyltetrahydrofolate cyclohydrolase, translating to MTALTGREPARALRASLAAELTQFAKLPALTFVRCATHPAGAAYARQVSRGARRVGVPVAEQLLDEASTTAEAVGLVERLGADEQIQGIILALPLPSSVDTASIVAAVPPSKDVDRITRAAIGAVLAGASELAPGVATAVLRLLEYYEIPLAGRPVAVVGRSRGVGKPVALLMLARDATVTLCHSRTRDLAAVTSQADVLVTCVGHPGLITREHVKPGAVVIDVGATYTSEGLKGDVDANGVAEVASAYSPVPGGVGPLTVYCLLENLLTLTREAQGE from the coding sequence GTGACGGCGCTGACGGGCCGGGAGCCGGCTCGGGCGCTGCGGGCGTCGCTTGCCGCGGAACTCACGCAGTTCGCCAAGCTGCCCGCCCTAACCTTCGTTCGGTGCGCGACCCATCCCGCCGGGGCCGCCTACGCCCGGCAGGTTTCGCGCGGCGCTCGCCGCGTTGGCGTGCCAGTCGCCGAACAATTGCTCGACGAAGCGTCGACGACCGCCGAGGCCGTCGGGCTCGTGGAGCGGCTCGGGGCGGACGAGCAGATCCAGGGAATAATCCTGGCGCTGCCACTTCCGTCGTCGGTGGACACTGCGTCCATTGTCGCCGCGGTTCCGCCCTCGAAGGATGTGGACCGGATTACTCGCGCCGCCATCGGCGCGGTGCTGGCAGGCGCATCCGAGCTGGCGCCGGGCGTGGCGACGGCGGTTCTGCGCCTGCTGGAGTACTACGAAATCCCGCTGGCCGGGCGTCCGGTGGCGGTCGTGGGCCGCAGCCGCGGCGTGGGCAAGCCGGTGGCGTTGCTGATGCTGGCGCGCGACGCGACCGTGACCCTTTGCCACTCGCGGACTCGCGATCTGGCGGCGGTAACCTCGCAGGCCGACGTGCTGGTCACGTGCGTGGGGCATCCCGGCCTGATTACCCGCGAGCACGTGAAGCCGGGCGCGGTGGTCATCGACGTGGGCGCCACCTACACGTCCGAAGGTCTGAAAGGCGACGTGGATGCGAACGGTGTGGCCGAAGTCGCCTCGGCCTATTCGCCGGTGCCCGGGGGCGTGGGGCCGCTGACGGTCTATTGCCTGCTGGAGAATCTGCTCACACTCACCCGGGAGGCGCAGGGCGAGTAG